GCTGGTCATCACCGGCCGCTGCGCCCACCCGGAGGTCATCGTCCTCGCCGACCTGGTCTCCGAGGTGTTGGAGATAAAGCACCCCTACCGGGCGGGGCTGGAAGCCCGGGAGGGCGTCGAATACTGATGCCGCGAGAGATAGACCTCCAGGAACTGCTGGAACGGTTTTCCGCCGGGCAGGA
The bacterium genome window above contains:
- a CDS encoding cob(I)yrinic acid a,c-diamide adenosyltransferase, translating into LVITGRCAHPEVIVLADLVSEVLEIKHPYRAGLEAREGVEY